The following DNA comes from Bacillus marinisedimentorum.
CGGTCACCGTCCGGTTTCGGTCGATCTGCCGGGAGACATACGATGACGCATTGCAAGCTCCGGCTGAAACGCCAATCACATATTTGAAATATAAATCATTGTTCATCAGGTGCTCAAGCACCCCGGCGGTATAAGCTCCTCGCATTCCGCCGCCTTCCAATACAAGACCGATATTTTCCATCACTAACCCTCTTTTGTCTATCAGTTATATTATTATCGTATCACAACAGCTCCTCACAAAAAATCACAGGGTATTTTACGGCGAAGCAGTTCATTTTTTTGCATTAACACACAGTAGAAATTCGTTTTAAAGCCGATGAATCTTTGCACTCCAAAACTGGACTGCTTATTTTGAAACTTTCTCTTATTCTTGTCGCTGCCGCCTTTAGTTTTGGATTCCTACTATAAAACTGTTAGAATAATGAAAAGACTCCTACTAATTACTTGAGAGGTATTAAAAAATGACTGAATTGGAACTACTTAAGGAAAAACTTTATTCCATGGTAAGCAATTTATCTGAAGGCATGACAAAGGAACAAAACAAACTGCAGTCGGGCTATTCAAATACGTCCATCCAAAATGACGTCATCTCATACCGGTCGGAATTCATACTCATTATCGCCGATGCAATGGTGGAAGACTTTGACACCTCTATGAAAAGATTGACAGAATGGGTAGAAAGAGGTGCAAAAGCTGCAATAGAGATGAATATTCCAATGGAAGAGCCGCTAAAAAGCGCAAAGGTCTATCGCACCCATTTATGGAATGCCATTAAAAAAATAACGAAAGAGCATGACCTGTCAGTGGACACGTTATTTGAAGCAGCGTCAAGAATCGATCCCCTTCTCGATGAAGCGGTTTACTTATTCGGACGGCAGTATATTAAAGACCATGAAAGAACATTAAAGCATGCAAGAATGGCTTTCATGGAGTTGTCAGCTCCAATTGTACAGATTGATGATTCCGCTGCAGTTTTGCCGATCATCGGTGACATTGATACGTACCGTGCCCAGGTTATCATGGATCAGTCCATGGAAAAAGCGACTGAACTGGATCTTTCCCGGCTGTA
Coding sequences within:
- a CDS encoding STAS domain-containing protein; protein product: MTELELLKEKLYSMVSNLSEGMTKEQNKLQSGYSNTSIQNDVISYRSEFILIIADAMVEDFDTSMKRLTEWVERGAKAAIEMNIPMEEPLKSAKVYRTHLWNAIKKITKEHDLSVDTLFEAASRIDPLLDEAVYLFGRQYIKDHERTLKHARMAFMELSAPIVQIDDSAAVLPIIGDIDTYRAQVIMDQSMEKATELDLSRLYIDLSGVTEIDTAVAQEIIKISSSLKLLGVEPVLTGIRPEIALTLTHLGINLPSIQTESSLKQAIQKNKR